One part of the Borrelia coriaceae genome encodes these proteins:
- a CDS encoding phage tail protein, with the protein MRKLISFLLFSLFFSILLLLLVHFICGPECVKFILSFVVDFIKAFLSVIVNILQALLSLIMNLIHGILSLIINFIQGVLGVIVNFIQGVLSLIINFIQGVLGFVVNFIQGVLGFVVNLVQGFYGFIVNLFLCFFKDCL; encoded by the coding sequence TTGCGTAAACTTATATCATTTTTATTATTTTCATTATTTTTTTCTATTTTATTACTTTTACTTGTGCATTTTATTTGTGGTCCTGAGTGTGTTAAATTTATTTTAAGTTTTGTTGTGGATTTCATAAAGGCCTTTTTAAGTGTGATTGTTAATATTTTACAGGCCCTTTTAAGTTTGATTATGAATTTGATTCATGGCATTTTAAGTTTAATTATTAATTTTATTCAAGGTGTTTTAGGAGTTATTGTGAATTTCATTCAAGGAGTTTTGAGTTTAATTATTAATTTTATTCAAGGTGTTTTAGGCTTTGTTGTTAATTTTATTCAAGGTGTTTTAGGCTTTGTTGTTAATTTAGTTCAAGGCTTTTATGGTTTTATTGTTAATTTGTTTTTATGTTTTTTTAAAGATTGTTTGTAG
- the nrdF gene encoding class 1b ribonucleoside-diphosphate reductase subunit beta, whose protein sequence is MDKNREAINWNRLNNGYTKMFWDQNIRQFWVDEEIPISDDKLVWNALDIEERDVYEKVLGGLTLLDTEQGSVGMPRIALAIDNLDYKPVLGFMGAMEHMHAKSYSSIFSSLSNIDRIDHIFGWVKTYSNFQDKLDLILGKYNNIHDRMSLYKALCTSVFLETFLFYSGFFYPLYLAGQGKMINSGEIINLILRDESVHGVFVGLLAQEEFNKMTDKEQVLAYKEVKLILERLYDLEREYTKDLYSAIGLDIAVDVFVRYNADKALMNLGFDAAFNIQDIDVNPLVLNGLRTNTKTHDFFSTKGNGYIKPMRVEPLQDDDFA, encoded by the coding sequence ATGGATAAAAATAGAGAAGCTATAAATTGGAATAGATTAAATAATGGTTATACCAAGATGTTTTGGGATCAAAATATAAGACAATTTTGGGTTGATGAAGAGATTCCAATCTCTGATGATAAATTGGTATGGAATGCCTTGGATATCGAGGAGAGGGATGTTTATGAAAAAGTTTTAGGTGGGCTTACATTATTAGATACAGAACAAGGTTCTGTTGGTATGCCACGTATAGCTTTGGCAATAGACAACCTTGATTATAAGCCAGTTCTTGGGTTTATGGGCGCCATGGAGCATATGCATGCTAAGAGTTATAGTAGCATATTCTCAAGTCTGTCAAATATAGATAGAATAGATCATATATTTGGTTGGGTAAAGACTTATAGCAATTTCCAAGATAAGTTAGATTTGATCTTAGGTAAGTATAATAACATACATGATAGGATGAGTTTATATAAGGCTTTGTGTACTTCTGTGTTTCTTGAAACGTTTTTGTTTTATTCTGGATTTTTTTATCCTCTTTACTTAGCAGGTCAAGGTAAGATGATTAATAGTGGTGAGATTATCAATTTAATATTGCGTGATGAATCTGTGCATGGAGTGTTTGTTGGTCTTTTGGCACAAGAAGAGTTTAATAAGATGACTGATAAAGAACAAGTATTGGCTTACAAGGAGGTTAAATTGATTTTAGAGAGACTTTATGATTTGGAGAGAGAGTATACTAAAGATTTGTATTCAGCTATTGGTCTTGATATTGCTGTTGATGTTTTTGTAAGGTATAATGCTGATAAGGCATTAATGAATTTGGGTTTTGATGCTGCATTTAACATTCAAGATATAGATGTTAATCCTTTAGTGTTAAATGGCCTTAGAACTAATACTAAGACACATGATTTTTTCTCTACTAAAGGTAATGGCTATATAAAGCCTATGAGAGTTGAGCCTTTGCAGGATGATGATTTTGCGTAA
- the nrdE gene encoding class 1b ribonucleoside-diphosphate reductase subunit alpha, with protein MRHLELNNEMMVLKDGFYRLEKDLEALSVFLEEVKSKSLKFSDPNERMHYLIDNNLYEDFYKNYSEEQIRKIYKHVLGENFKFKSYMSASKFYKDYALKMHDGETYLESYEDRIIAVSLFLADGCFDFALKLALEMIKQRYQPATPTFLNAGKRIRGELVSCFLLEVGDSLNSITFNISSAMQLSKIGGGVALNLSNVRARGEEIRGICNIAKGIIPVMKLLEDGFNYADQMGQRKGAGAVYLNIFHYDIEDFLDTKKINADEKSRVQTLSLGVIIPDKFFDIAKQGQNYYAFAPYSLYKATGRLMNEIDFDKEYDLLASNPNILKKEIGARDMLIRIAKLQFESGYPYIMYQTSCNVNNPLKGLGKIKMSNLCTEIFQIQTPSVIGDYGEGDTIGYDICCILGSLNLVNVVNSELEYTIDIAMRALTSVVDKTYIKNAPSISKANKDYRSVGLGVMNLHGFLIKNKIPYESAEALDFIRTFFMLLNFYSLKSSMNIAKTRGKAFKDFEKSEYYNGNYFDMYFNEDFSPRTEVVKQIFSGINIPLKSDWEHLKLDVQKYGLYHSYRLAVAPTQSISYIQNSTTSLMPIVEPVEARVYGNSTTYYPMPYLSKENALLFKSAYYMDMRKLIDLVSEAQRHVDQGISTLLYVTNETSTRELVKLYIYAKNKGLKSLYYTRNKNLSVDECILCAI; from the coding sequence ATGAGACACTTAGAGTTAAATAATGAAATGATGGTTTTAAAAGATGGGTTTTACAGATTAGAAAAAGATCTTGAGGCTTTGAGTGTTTTTTTAGAAGAGGTCAAGAGTAAGTCTTTAAAATTTAGTGATCCAAATGAAAGAATGCATTATTTAATTGATAATAATTTATATGAGGATTTTTATAAAAACTATTCTGAAGAGCAAATACGTAAGATATATAAGCATGTTTTAGGTGAGAATTTCAAATTTAAGTCTTATATGAGTGCTTCAAAGTTTTATAAAGATTATGCACTTAAGATGCATGATGGGGAGACTTATCTTGAATCTTATGAGGATCGAATAATTGCAGTTAGTCTGTTTCTTGCTGATGGATGTTTTGATTTTGCTTTAAAGCTTGCTTTAGAGATGATAAAACAGAGATATCAGCCTGCAACTCCTACATTTTTAAATGCTGGGAAAAGGATAAGAGGTGAGCTTGTATCATGTTTTCTCTTAGAAGTGGGAGATTCCCTTAATAGTATTACCTTTAATATCTCATCTGCCATGCAGCTTTCAAAGATTGGTGGAGGAGTGGCTTTAAATCTTTCAAATGTTAGGGCTAGGGGTGAGGAGATACGAGGAATTTGTAATATTGCAAAAGGTATTATTCCCGTTATGAAGCTTTTAGAAGATGGGTTTAATTATGCAGATCAGATGGGACAGCGAAAAGGTGCTGGTGCTGTATATTTAAATATTTTTCATTATGATATAGAAGATTTCTTAGATACTAAAAAGATTAATGCTGATGAGAAGAGTCGTGTTCAGACATTATCATTAGGGGTAATAATTCCAGATAAATTTTTTGATATTGCAAAACAAGGACAAAATTATTATGCTTTTGCTCCTTATTCGCTTTATAAGGCGACTGGTCGTTTGATGAATGAGATTGATTTTGATAAGGAATATGACTTGCTTGCAAGTAATCCTAATATTTTGAAAAAAGAGATTGGTGCTAGGGATATGTTGATTCGTATTGCTAAGCTGCAGTTTGAGTCCGGGTATCCTTATATAATGTATCAAACATCCTGTAATGTAAACAATCCACTAAAGGGTCTTGGGAAAATTAAGATGTCTAATCTTTGTACAGAAATTTTTCAAATCCAAACCCCATCAGTTATTGGTGATTATGGTGAGGGTGATACGATTGGGTATGATATCTGTTGTATCTTAGGTTCGCTAAATCTTGTGAATGTAGTTAATAGTGAACTTGAGTATACTATTGATATTGCCATGAGGGCATTAACATCTGTTGTTGATAAGACTTATATTAAAAATGCTCCAAGCATAAGCAAAGCAAATAAAGATTATCGTTCTGTTGGTCTTGGGGTTATGAATTTACATGGATTTTTAATTAAAAACAAGATCCCTTATGAGAGTGCTGAGGCTTTAGATTTTATTCGTACTTTTTTTATGTTATTAAATTTTTATTCTCTAAAGAGTAGTATGAATATTGCAAAAACTAGGGGTAAGGCCTTTAAAGACTTTGAAAAAAGTGAATATTATAATGGCAATTACTTTGATATGTACTTTAATGAAGATTTCTCTCCCAGAACAGAAGTTGTAAAGCAGATATTTAGTGGCATAAATATTCCTTTAAAAAGTGATTGGGAGCATCTTAAGCTTGATGTTCAAAAATATGGACTTTATCATTCTTATCGCCTAGCTGTAGCGCCAACTCAGAGTATATCTTATATTCAAAATTCAACAACATCTCTTATGCCTATTGTTGAACCTGTTGAGGCTAGGGTTTATGGTAATTCTACAACGTATTATCCAATGCCTTATCTTAGCAAAGAGAATGCTTTACTTTTTAAATCAGCATATTATATGGACATGAGAAAATTGATTGATCTTGTAAGTGAGGCTCAGCGACATGTTGATCAGGGGATTAGTACATTGCTTTATGTTACAAATGAGACTAGTACTAGAGAACTTGTAAAACTTTACATTTATGCTAAAAATAAAGGACTTAAAAGCTTATATTATACACGAAATAAAAACCTTTCAGTAGATGAGTGTATTCTTTGTGCCATATAG
- the nrdI gene encoding class Ib ribonucleoside-diphosphate reductase assembly flavoprotein NrdI, producing MLVVYASKTGNIERFIAKTGLSDVFRIVTGDEIVNRPYVLLTYTFAFGKVPPEVEKFLKHNFELMVGVAGSGNRNWGDSFCNAVNLIKNEYNVEEILKFELSGTSHDVENFIGRIENETLRVK from the coding sequence ATTTTAGTAGTTTATGCTTCAAAAACGGGGAATATAGAGCGTTTTATTGCAAAGACAGGACTTAGCGATGTTTTTCGCATAGTTACAGGTGATGAGATTGTAAATAGGCCTTATGTATTGCTTACTTATACATTTGCTTTTGGAAAAGTTCCGCCTGAGGTAGAGAAATTTTTAAAGCATAATTTTGAACTTATGGTTGGAGTTGCTGGGAGTGGAAATAGGAATTGGGGTGATTCATTTTGCAATGCTGTTAATTTGATAAAAAATGAATATAATGTTGAAGAAATATTAAAATTTGAGCTTTCAGGAACATCACATGATGTTGAGAATTTTATAGGAAGGATTGAGAATGAGACACTTAGAGTTAAATAA
- the thyX gene encoding FAD-dependent thymidylate synthase, whose translation MHEHVRAAEEILDKEYKVLDKGFLRLVDYMGSDERIVSAARVSYRDSKAKRDNAGLIDYLIRNEHTSPLEQVVFTFHVKAPIFVARQWMRHRTSRINEVSGRYSLMREEFYVPCRDDIKKQSVTNKQGRSDEEVDVAAALSFLKGLDESYKTAYKVYDDMIKSDVSRELARITLPLSLYTEWYWQIDLNNLFRFIKLRASEHAQKEIREYANVLLGIIELVVPIATASFKRHILGGVMLSSEEACAIRKVLDLDKLDLPDKILNRLKVKFNL comes from the coding sequence ATGCATGAGCATGTAAGAGCAGCAGAAGAAATATTGGACAAGGAATATAAAGTTTTAGATAAAGGATTTTTAAGACTTGTTGATTATATGGGTAGTGATGAGCGCATAGTAAGTGCTGCTAGGGTTTCTTATAGAGATTCTAAAGCTAAAAGAGATAATGCTGGTCTTATTGATTATTTGATCAGAAATGAACATACAAGCCCGCTTGAGCAAGTGGTTTTTACTTTTCATGTCAAAGCACCAATCTTTGTGGCAAGGCAGTGGATGAGACACAGAACATCAAGGATTAATGAAGTATCGGGGCGTTATAGCTTGATGAGAGAGGAGTTTTATGTACCTTGTAGAGACGATATTAAGAAGCAAAGTGTTACTAATAAACAGGGGCGTTCAGATGAGGAGGTTGATGTTGCTGCTGCTTTGTCTTTTTTGAAGGGTTTAGATGAGAGTTATAAGACAGCTTATAAAGTTTATGATGATATGATCAAAAGTGATGTCTCTAGGGAACTTGCAAGAATAACCTTGCCTTTAAGCTTATATACTGAATGGTATTGGCAAATTGATCTTAATAATTTATTTCGATTTATTAAACTTAGAGCATCAGAGCACGCACAAAAAGAGATCAGAGAATATGCTAATGTCCTATTAGGCATTATTGAATTAGTAGTTCCAATTGCAACTGCTAGTTTTAAGAGACATATTTTGGGGGGAGTTATGCTCTCAAGTGAAGAGGCATGTGCGATTCGCAAGGTATTGGATTTAGATAAGTTGGATTTGCCCGATAAGATTTTGAATCGGTTAAAAGTAAAATTTAATTTATAG
- a CDS encoding S2/P23 family protein, with protein MKLKKIIILLPLLITCCILNDDFLNLKSQVQQSLDALLEEKIEKILKEKAEQENGEDDDHVALTKEYLNFEILEGTKEKCLCLFCTWWCGCQKKCHITWMKIKAKNIIGENHKPLEDLKGKLRYSYSVSPIKYNDKYSKYVMPLILFESLDENLEVTSFKLTNHINLDFNNKKILGIQGIPQEEKSSEDGYKNVYPYGIVNINPNGGDEILSAFAALYQNGKWNSMEAEIKVKNKNTNNEETHKILLNGKLFNEFIKSVVSKYQGTTTANTKFRVPVNN; from the coding sequence GTGAAATTGAAAAAAATAATTATTTTATTACCGTTATTGATAACATGTTGTATCTTAAATGATGACTTTCTAAATCTCAAGTCTCAGGTTCAACAATCACTAGATGCACTTCTTGAGGAAAAAATAGAAAAAATTCTAAAAGAAAAAGCAGAGCAAGAAAATGGCGAAGATGATGATCATGTGGCATTAACAAAAGAGTACCTTAATTTTGAAATACTTGAAGGTACTAAAGAAAAATGTTTGTGCCTATTTTGCACTTGGTGGTGTGGATGCCAAAAAAAATGTCACATCACTTGGATGAAAATTAAAGCCAAAAACATCATTGGTGAAAATCACAAACCACTCGAAGATTTAAAGGGTAAACTTAGATACTCATATTCAGTATCACCTATAAAATATAATGATAAATACAGTAAGTATGTTATGCCTTTAATATTATTTGAAAGCTTAGATGAGAATCTTGAGGTAACTTCATTTAAGCTAACAAATCACATCAATCTAGATTTCAATAACAAAAAAATTTTAGGTATACAAGGCATACCTCAGGAAGAGAAATCATCTGAAGACGGATACAAAAATGTGTACCCTTATGGAATAGTAAATATAAATCCAAATGGTGGGGATGAGATACTATCTGCTTTTGCTGCTCTTTACCAAAATGGCAAATGGAACTCTATGGAAGCAGAGATAAAAGTTAAAAATAAAAACACTAACAACGAAGAAACCCACAAAATACTACTTAATGGTAAATTATTTAATGAATTTATAAAGTCAGTTGTATCAAAATATCAAGGCACCACAACTGCAAATACCAAATTTAGAGTTCCAGTTAACAATTAA
- a CDS encoding S2/P23 family protein → MKRIIILLPIFITCHIEHAPKYPSLRRSSRIINKHHTNTNENTQSQQEEPLKISEGILKVCLNHYWDWASDTCTITWAKSNSQEIIGEDTNPSRELQGKLEYSYAVAPIKNNANYSKYVMPLILFASKVEYIKVISFKLKEYPQLNLDFRKGFMQFLRDRVANKVEQSAQKMGYKYVYLCGILYPSQPNGGAEIISAFADLYQNGNWYFMEGEITIEDSLDRTKKTYTILLDSKLFNDFLKQIIKKHPDTTKKNAGFRIPVN, encoded by the coding sequence ATGAAGAGAATAATTATCTTATTACCAATCTTCATAACATGTCACATAGAACATGCTCCAAAATATCCATCTTTAAGACGCTCTAGTAGAATAATCAATAAACATCATACCAACACAAATGAAAACACACAATCACAACAAGAAGAGCCACTTAAAATATCTGAAGGGATTTTAAAGGTATGTTTAAACCACTACTGGGACTGGGCATCAGATACATGCACAATAACTTGGGCTAAAAGCAATTCACAAGAAATTATTGGAGAAGATACAAATCCATCAAGAGAATTACAAGGTAAACTTGAATACTCATATGCAGTAGCACCCATCAAAAACAATGCAAATTACAGCAAATACGTTATGCCTTTAATATTATTTGCAAGCAAAGTCGAATATATTAAAGTAATTTCATTTAAACTTAAGGAATACCCACAACTAAATCTAGATTTTCGTAAAGGATTCATGCAATTTTTAAGGGACAGAGTTGCCAATAAGGTAGAACAATCAGCCCAAAAAATGGGATATAAATATGTATACCTTTGTGGAATACTATATCCAAGCCAACCAAATGGTGGTGCTGAAATAATATCTGCTTTTGCTGACCTTTACCAAAATGGTAATTGGTACTTCATGGAAGGAGAGATCACTATTGAGGACTCACTAGATCGCACAAAAAAAACTTACACAATACTTCTAGACTCTAAATTATTCAATGATTTCCTAAAACAAATAATAAAAAAACATCCAGACACAACCAAAAAAAATGCGGGATTTAGAATACCTGTTAATTAA
- a CDS encoding BTA121 domain-containing protein surface lipoprotein: MQFFKLLLLFIVLFCCCENKKHIHDLGLDYDFRDFSNSDADIGFASDYFSLENLLANFDLSQEERMAVRFLRNALTDPTIEDDVPDIHTYSDDEFYEFLVVLNASKTREAIADIVLTLKVRDEILDIIHEFADGHPKKDSFELQLAAKQREYAKILKIACSSNSDYRGAYLALKLSDCSEMFLPLRKQVYDILHKY, translated from the coding sequence ATGCAATTTTTTAAACTTTTACTTTTGTTCATTGTGTTATTTTGTTGTTGTGAGAATAAAAAACATATACATGATTTGGGGTTAGATTATGATTTTAGGGATTTCTCTAATAGTGATGCTGATATTGGGTTTGCATCCGATTATTTCTCATTGGAAAATTTACTTGCAAACTTTGATCTCTCACAAGAAGAGAGAATGGCGGTTAGATTTTTAAGAAATGCATTAACAGATCCTACAATTGAAGATGATGTGCCAGATATACATACTTATAGTGATGATGAGTTTTATGAATTTTTGGTTGTTCTTAATGCATCTAAGACTCGGGAGGCAATTGCTGATATAGTTTTGACATTGAAGGTACGAGATGAAATACTTGATATTATACATGAATTTGCAGATGGACATCCTAAAAAGGACAGTTTTGAATTGCAACTTGCTGCTAAGCAAAGAGAATATGCAAAGATTTTGAAAATTGCTTGTAGTAGTAATAGTGATTACAGGGGAGCATATTTGGCACTTAAGTTGTCTGATTGTTCAGAAATGTTCTTGCCATTAAGAAAGCAAGTATATGATATTTTGCATAAGTATTAA
- a CDS encoding DUF777 family protein: MTEIYEVSRRLGTLSDDLVLETVKQYLCDNIFICRIGIIKEFDLKTQEGIVVIEEYEDLSIKTRNISNLRLDLREDDRVILLQSSINIFNEKDNNYFDKHYFYILNGVSPKYAGIDVAKISISSKEFELVCEDASFNSKKVMCEGENTKMILKSLVVEADNIEFKGNVYINGKLFETHTHGVGSITYVNASGAPTLATGNTSGVS, encoded by the coding sequence ATGACAGAAATTTATGAGGTTTCAAGAAGGCTTGGGACTTTAAGTGATGATTTAGTGCTTGAGACTGTTAAGCAATATTTATGTGATAATATATTTATTTGTCGCATTGGTATCATTAAGGAATTTGATTTAAAGACTCAAGAAGGAATTGTTGTAATTGAAGAGTATGAGGATTTAAGTATTAAGACTCGCAATATTTCAAATTTAAGACTTGACTTAAGAGAAGATGACAGGGTAATTTTGCTTCAAAGTAGCATTAATATTTTTAATGAAAAGGATAATAATTATTTCGATAAACATTATTTTTATATCTTAAATGGAGTAAGTCCTAAGTATGCAGGCATTGATGTAGCTAAGATTAGCATAAGTTCAAAAGAATTTGAGTTAGTTTGTGAGGATGCTTCTTTTAATTCTAAGAAGGTGATGTGTGAGGGAGAGAATACCAAGATGATTTTAAAGTCTTTAGTTGTTGAGGCAGATAACATTGAGTTTAAGGGCAATGTGTATATTAATGGCAAACTGTTTGAAACTCATACACATGGTGTTGGTAGCATAACTTATGTTAATGCCAGTGGAGCTCCTACTCTTGCTACTGGTAATACCTCGGGTGTATCATAA
- a CDS encoding DUF693 family protein encodes MLLFQYDFKLEFYAAGADIKNQKPKFIIETQNGAPVVNIVIDNERSLVSLLQCKKARLQLFNMPLNFNKSLRHGDIVRIFYKKFAYEGDSSYKFVMAGYLGAPIDFDFENGDFIVQYEVYLLSQDTFLNKKLDVKNYIGKSLEDAINLAFPGQAVIYMSMQDRERVINESFYAPTLREFIDRFIRKYVHLIFVDFGELDFRVDTKFIFINFGSLFKRKGYKRLEDFALLFIPQREVRFVGKSAVNFWNTTLLFTDNIKVGDGVEFRDRYGEIVKAFVQETSAVLNNVGDCTLRLRLYDESNVL; translated from the coding sequence ATGTTATTATTTCAATATGATTTTAAACTGGAGTTTTATGCTGCTGGTGCTGATATTAAAAATCAGAAGCCTAAGTTTATAATAGAGACACAAAATGGGGCACCCGTTGTTAATATTGTAATTGATAATGAACGTTCTCTTGTAAGTTTGTTGCAATGCAAGAAGGCACGGTTGCAATTGTTTAATATGCCTTTAAATTTTAATAAGTCTTTAAGGCATGGGGATATTGTTAGGATATTTTATAAGAAATTTGCTTATGAGGGTGATTCGTCTTATAAATTTGTGATGGCTGGATATTTGGGTGCACCTATTGATTTTGATTTTGAAAATGGCGATTTTATTGTTCAGTATGAAGTTTATCTCTTATCACAAGATACGTTTTTAAATAAAAAACTTGATGTTAAAAATTATATTGGCAAGTCTTTAGAAGATGCCATAAATTTGGCATTTCCAGGCCAAGCCGTTATTTACATGAGCATGCAAGATCGAGAGAGAGTAATAAATGAGAGTTTTTATGCCCCTACTTTAAGAGAATTTATAGACAGATTTATTAGAAAATATGTACATTTAATTTTTGTTGATTTTGGTGAGTTGGACTTTAGAGTTGATACCAAATTTATTTTTATTAATTTCGGTAGTCTCTTTAAGCGTAAAGGTTACAAGAGACTTGAGGATTTTGCACTTTTGTTTATTCCACAAAGGGAAGTGAGGTTTGTGGGCAAATCTGCAGTTAATTTTTGGAATACTACACTTCTCTTTACAGATAACATTAAGGTTGGTGATGGGGTTGAGTTTAGAGATAGGTATGGGGAGATTGTTAAGGCTTTTGTGCAAGAGACTAGTGCAGTTTTAAACAATGTGGGTGATTGCACATTAAGATTAAGACTTTATGATGAATCTAATGTTTTGTAG
- a CDS encoding DUF792 family protein yields MLNTLTERIKKSMGVKELTEKVEGEKERVQTAEDVTALIKKVVDHVLSLSNSSNFIALFPRPDFKGLVYVPQVFFVFPKLGAIEENLSSISSQRAVINLSTRNSEFVSYNVTANPTMITISNAVLSSIYDKKLAENLKTTPFANSALEFDSNFIKMQFREKFKSGIYYTVYGPSIGFHETAIINSLKIKGTSFVDEIDISLQIKLVKTFNFLTYKG; encoded by the coding sequence ATGTTAAATACTTTAACAGAACGGATTAAAAAGTCAATGGGTGTAAAAGAGTTGACTGAGAAGGTGGAGGGTGAAAAAGAACGGGTTCAAACAGCAGAAGACGTAACAGCATTAATTAAAAAGGTTGTAGATCACGTTTTGAGTCTTTCAAATTCATCTAATTTTATTGCGCTTTTTCCACGTCCTGATTTTAAGGGGCTTGTGTATGTGCCGCAAGTATTTTTTGTATTTCCAAAATTGGGAGCTATTGAAGAGAATTTAAGTAGCATTAGTAGTCAGCGAGCTGTTATTAATCTTAGTACCAGGAATAGTGAATTTGTAAGTTATAATGTTACTGCAAATCCTACTATGATTACCATTTCTAATGCGGTTTTGTCTTCTATTTATGATAAAAAATTAGCTGAAAACTTAAAGACAACACCTTTTGCAAACAGTGCTTTAGAGTTTGATTCTAATTTTATAAAAATGCAGTTTAGGGAAAAATTTAAAAGTGGTATTTATTATACCGTTTATGGTCCTTCTATAGGATTTCATGAAACGGCTATTATTAATTCTTTAAAAATTAAAGGTACTTCATTTGTTGATGAGATTGATATTAGTTTGCAAATTAAATTAGTAAAAACTTTTAATTTTTTGACTTATAAAGGTTAG